From the Eubacterium sp. 1001713B170207_170306_E7 genome, the window AAGCATTGATCCGGAAAAGAAGCAGGTGCATCTGGCGGGCGGCGGGGTTATCGCCTATGAAAAGCTTCTGACCGCCACGGGATCGGTTCCTTTTGTGCCGCCCATCAAAGGAAAGGAAACCGCTAAAAATACCTTTACCTTTACGACTCTGGACGACGCGGCCAGTGTGAGTGAGATTTTAGATGAAAACTCGAGAATCGTCATTTTGGGAGCGGGACTTATTGGCCTGAAGGCAGCCGAAGCGGTTGTAAAGCAGTGCGCGGGTGTGACGGTGGTGGATCTGGCGGACCGGGTGCTGCCCAGCGTTCTGGACACAGAAAGCGCTGAAGTTATCAGAGAGCACCTGATCAACCAGGGGGTGGCTTTAAAGCTGGAAACCAGTATTTCTGAAATCGGTGATATGGAGGTCACCCTGAGCGACGGCGGGCTTCTGCCCTATGATATTCTTATTCTGGCAGTGGGAACAAGGCCCGCGGTGTCTCTGGTCGAACAGGCTGGCGGTAGGGTGGAACGTGGGATTGTGACAGATACCGGCCAGCAGACCAGCTTAAAGGATATTTACGCAGCCGGAGACTGTACTCAGAGCTATGATATTACCGCCCAGACCGCTAAAAACATGGCGATTCTGCCAAATGCCTACCTGCAGGGTGAGGTGGCAGGACAGAACATGGCCGGCGGCAGCGCCGTGTACGAAAAGGCCTTTCCGGTAAATTCCATGGGGCTGCTGGGACTGTACATGATGACTGCAGGCAGCTATATTGGCGAAGCCATAACGGTAAAAAACAGCGAAAGCTACAAGAAATTCTATGTCAAGGACGGCGTCTTAAAAGGCTATATCATTATCGGGAATTGCGCCCGCGCGGGTATTTACACCGACATGATCCGCGAACAGATTCCGCTTAAAACCGTAGATATGGAAATGCTGGTAAAGGAACCCGGGCTCATGGCTTTTAAACCCGGGGAATGCTACGCAAAGCTCAGCGCAGAGCATTAGGAGGAATAAGGATGATCATTGAAGCAGGAAGAAAATACTATACAGAGCTCAACCGTGAGGTAAAGGCAGCAGAGGACCGAGAGGTCACCATTAAAGGGGTTCTGGGCCAGCGCTATATCGGTACAGGGGTTAAAAACAAGGACATTACGGTTTACGGCACACCGGGCAACGCCATGGGGGCTTACCTCAGCGGCACAAACATCACGGTTTACGGCAACGTGCAGGATGCTGTTGGCGATACGATGGATAACGGCGATATTGTGGTTTACGGCAGCGGCGGGGATACCCTGGGCTATGGAATGCGCGGCGGCAGCATCTATATCCGCGGCAACGGGGGCTACCGTGTGGGCATTCATATGAAAGCCTATATGGAGCACCAGCCCGTGGTGGTGATCGGCGGTAAGGCCGGTTCCTTTTTGGGGGAATATCAAGCCGGCGGGACCATTGTGGTACTGGGCTTGGGTGTGGACAATGTTTTTCCGGCAGGCGGCTACTGTGGAACCGGCATGCACGGTGGCGCGATGTATATCCGCAGTGATGTACCGCCGACAGGACTGGCGCCACAGGTGGTGGCAGAGCGGTGCGCCTCTGAAATGCTGGAACCGGCCATGACTTATATTGAAAACTATTGTAATTATTTTGATGCTGATATTGAGGAGATTCTTGGAAAGCCCTTTTATAAATTGACACCAGGTGCCAACAATCCTTATAATGATCTATATACAGCCTACTAAAGGAGAATAGAAAATGAACCTTGGTAAAAAAACACTCGATACCATCAGCTATATCGAAGAAAATGATATTAAATTTATCCGGATGCAGTTCTGTGACATCTATGGGCAGAGCAAGAATATCGCCATCTCCAACGAGCAGATTGAGCGCGCCATCCTCTACGGCGTGCCGTTTGACGCCAACTCTGTGGCCGGCTATCTGGACGCGGATCATTCTGACCTGATCCTGCACCCGGATTTGTCCACACTTCAAATTCTGCCCTGGCGGCCACAGCAGGGTAAGGTTGCCAGAATACTCTGCGATGTGAAGTATCCGGACGGCACAAATTTTGAGGGCGACAGCCGTTATATCTTAAAAGAGCAGATGAAAAAGGCCGATAAGCTGGGCTACCGTTTTAACGTAGGCGCAGAATGTGAGTTTTTCCTGTTCCGCCTGGGTGAAAACGGAGAGCCGACCAGAGAACCGGTTGACAGCGCCGGCTATTTTGACCTGGCGCCCTTTGACCGGGGCGAAAACACCCGGCGTGAGATTATTCTGACGCTGGAGGAAATGGGCTTTGAGATCGAGAGCTCCCACCATGAATCGGCCCGGGGACAACATGAGATTGACTTTAAATACAGCGGCGCGCTGGAATCCGCGGATAATATTATGACCTTTAAGACAGTGGTCAAGACCATTGCCCAGCGCAACGGCCTGCACGCCACCTTTATGCCAAAGCCCCTCAACGGGCAGCCGGGCAGCGGCATGCATATCAATATATCGCTCATGAAGGACAATGAAAATATCTTTAACAGCGCTCTCGGCGGTCTGACCGATGAAGCCAGGTGGTTTGCCGCCGGCGTGCTCAGCCATATCCGCGGGATCAGCGCTGTTTCCAATCCGCTGGTCAATTCCTACAAGCGCCTGATGGACGGCTACGAAGCGCCGCAGACAGTCAGCTGGGGCTACGGCGCCCGCTCGCCGCTTATCCGTATTCCGGCCGCTGTGGGCGATTACTGCCGTATGGAGCTCAGAAGCCCGGATCCATCCTGCAATCCCTATCTGACCTTTGCCCTGATCCTGGCGGCCGGCCTTGAGGGGATTGAAAAGAAGCTGCCCTTAATGGAACCCCTTGGCGATGAGCCAGCAGAGCTTGAAAAGCTGCCCATGACATTGAGGGAGGCGCTGGAGGAAATGAAAAGAGACACGCTGGTGACAGAAGTCCTCGGTGAAAAAACAGCACAAAAATACATTCAGCTCAAAAGCTGGGAGTGGAGACAATACATCGGAATGGTCCACGAATGGGAAATTGACCGTTATTTTTCAACCTTCTGATTTAGGAAAATAAAATCCTGAAGGAAGGGGGGATGAAATAATGAGTAATGTGTTGTTGGTATGCAAGCAGAATGAGATTACAAAGGCATTGACGGAGATACTGCGGGGCATGGATTTTGGCATGATTGACGCAGTCCCCTCCGGCAGTGAAGGCCGGAGACGCCTGCAGGAAATTGAGTATGATATGGTCATTATCAATACCCCCCTGGGCGATGAGTTTGGAATCGAGCTGGCCCTTGACACCATGGAGAAGTACCTGATCGGCGTCGTGCTCATCGTGAAAAATGAGCTGGTGGACCATGTGGAGGCCAAACTGGCGGACACAACGGCCTTCGTGGTGTCTAAGCCCATCAACCGCCAGCTTCTGACCCAGAACATCAAGTTTGTACTGAACTCAAAGGTCAAGCTGCAGCGCCTTAAGGAACAGAATGAAAAGCTGCAAAAGAAAATGGACGATATCAAGATGATTTACCGGGCCAAGCTGTGCCTGATGGGATACCTTGATATGACTGAGGAACAGGCTCACCGCTATATCCAGAAGCAGGCCATGGATATGCGGATATCGCCCCGTCAGGTTGCAGAGAACCTTATCCGGACCTACGAGCGTTAAAAAGATTTTAAAACCTGTTTATTCCTCTGAAATAAGTGTATAAATACTAAAAGAACGTCTTGTTTCAAGGAGGAATAAACAAAATGGGTAAATTAAAAGGAACGAAAACACTGGAAAATCTGATGAAGGCCTTTGCAGGTGAAAGCCAGGCACGCAACCGTTATACTTTTTTTGCGTCAAAAGCTAAAAAGGAAGGGTATATTCAAATTCAGAACATTTTCCTGGAAACAGCAGCCAACGAAAAAGAACACGCGGAAATGTTCTATAAATATATCGTGGAAAACGAAGGTCTGGATGGCGAAGCCATGATGGTAGGCTTTACCGCGGAATATCCGGTCAGCCTGAGCGACGACACCCGTACCAATCTGATCAACGCCGCTGCCGGTGAGCGTGAGGAATGGAGCGACCTGTACAATAATTTTGGAAAAACAGCGGAAGAAGAAGGCTTTAAAGATATTGCGGCTACCTTCAAATATATTGTAGAGGTTGAAAAGGCTCACGAAGCCCGTTATTTAAAATTAGCCGAAAACATTGAAAAGGAACGCGTATTCAAACGCTCAGAATCCGTCAAATGGAAATGCGGCAACTGCGGCTATATCAGCGAAGGCAAGGAAGCACCAAAGGTATGCCCGGCCTGCAAGCACGGCAGAGAATACTTTGAGTTATTTGTTGAAGCTTATTAAAAATTACCTGGGACAAACCAAGCTCCGGAGATCAGGAAACTGACTCCGGAGCTTTTTGAAATTTTTTAAGACAGTTTTGTTATAATCGTTGCACAGAATAAAGGGAGGAACAAAAAAATGTTTTTAGATACAGCCAATATTGAAGAAATAAAAAAAGCCATGAAAACCGGTGTTTTTAAAGGGGTTACCACCAATCCAACCATTCTTCTTAACGAGCGGACCCCCAGAGAGGAAAAGATAAAGGAAATTCTGGAAGCGGGCGTGCCCTTTATCTACGTACAGACTGTTGGAGAAACTATAGAGCAGCGTCTGGAGGACTGTGAGGCGATTCTGGACCTTGACAGCAAAGGCCGTATCGGGCTTAAGATCCCCATGGATATTGCCGGCCTGGAGGTGGTGAAGCAGATACGCGAAAAATATCCGGACTGTA encodes:
- a CDS encoding FAD-dependent oxidoreductase, translated to MNKTKYLIIGNSAGAIGGVAGIRKSDPEGSITIVSAEKYHTYSRPLISYWLEGKVSQEKMIYRDEDFYEKNACEVIFDTAAESIDPEKKQVHLAGGGVIAYEKLLTATGSVPFVPPIKGKETAKNTFTFTTLDDAASVSEILDENSRIVILGAGLIGLKAAEAVVKQCAGVTVVDLADRVLPSVLDTESAEVIREHLINQGVALKLETSISEIGDMEVTLSDGGLLPYDILILAVGTRPAVSLVEQAGGRVERGIVTDTGQQTSLKDIYAAGDCTQSYDITAQTAKNMAILPNAYLQGEVAGQNMAGGSAVYEKAFPVNSMGLLGLYMMTAGSYIGEAITVKNSESYKKFYVKDGVLKGYIIIGNCARAGIYTDMIREQIPLKTVDMEMLVKEPGLMAFKPGECYAKLSAEH
- a CDS encoding glutamate synthase, giving the protein MIIEAGRKYYTELNREVKAAEDREVTIKGVLGQRYIGTGVKNKDITVYGTPGNAMGAYLSGTNITVYGNVQDAVGDTMDNGDIVVYGSGGDTLGYGMRGGSIYIRGNGGYRVGIHMKAYMEHQPVVVIGGKAGSFLGEYQAGGTIVVLGLGVDNVFPAGGYCGTGMHGGAMYIRSDVPPTGLAPQVVAERCASEMLEPAMTYIENYCNYFDADIEEILGKPFYKLTPGANNPYNDLYTAY
- a CDS encoding glutamine synthetase family protein; the protein is MNLGKKTLDTISYIEENDIKFIRMQFCDIYGQSKNIAISNEQIERAILYGVPFDANSVAGYLDADHSDLILHPDLSTLQILPWRPQQGKVARILCDVKYPDGTNFEGDSRYILKEQMKKADKLGYRFNVGAECEFFLFRLGENGEPTREPVDSAGYFDLAPFDRGENTRREIILTLEEMGFEIESSHHESARGQHEIDFKYSGALESADNIMTFKTVVKTIAQRNGLHATFMPKPLNGQPGSGMHINISLMKDNENIFNSALGGLTDEARWFAAGVLSHIRGISAVSNPLVNSYKRLMDGYEAPQTVSWGYGARSPLIRIPAAVGDYCRMELRSPDPSCNPYLTFALILAAGLEGIEKKLPLMEPLGDEPAELEKLPMTLREALEEMKRDTLVTEVLGEKTAQKYIQLKSWEWRQYIGMVHEWEIDRYFSTF
- a CDS encoding ANTAR domain-containing protein; this translates as MSNVLLVCKQNEITKALTEILRGMDFGMIDAVPSGSEGRRRLQEIEYDMVIINTPLGDEFGIELALDTMEKYLIGVVLIVKNELVDHVEAKLADTTAFVVSKPINRQLLTQNIKFVLNSKVKLQRLKEQNEKLQKKMDDIKMIYRAKLCLMGYLDMTEEQAHRYIQKQAMDMRISPRQVAENLIRTYER
- the rbr gene encoding rubrerythrin: MGKLKGTKTLENLMKAFAGESQARNRYTFFASKAKKEGYIQIQNIFLETAANEKEHAEMFYKYIVENEGLDGEAMMVGFTAEYPVSLSDDTRTNLINAAAGEREEWSDLYNNFGKTAEEEGFKDIAATFKYIVEVEKAHEARYLKLAENIEKERVFKRSESVKWKCGNCGYISEGKEAPKVCPACKHGREYFELFVEAY